The stretch of DNA ggaccgtcgccgcggcttcggcggcgaacacgctcgcgctcgtgaacgcctcggctcgcgccggggacgtcatGGGCGAGAGCATGTGGGCCACGATGCGGGGCAGGCTCGGGTACCCGAGGCCGGGAAACCTCGGGTACGATACCCCCAACTTTGGCGCGGAGGGTCCGCTGTGAGACGACCATCAGATGACCATCGAATGGCTTTTGGCGTTTTGGCtctcggcgccgagacgcGTCGGCCGATATTACGAggcccgccgacgcgtgcgccgatGTAACTGCTTCGGTTTCCTGTATTTTTGATTTCGACCGGTCGTGTCGCCTACCGCTACGAGTGTATTCTATCGGAGCCGCCGGCTCACCAGGCCCAGCGAGCGAGTTTAagagcgagcgagcgagtTTAATAACGTTTCACGAGAGAAGCGCCCTCGAgagctcgtcgtcaccgccgtcgcttcttcttctcggaCCTGCCCTCCTTTCGCTCCCTCTTgcgctccttcttctccctcttctccgccttcttcCGCTCCTTCCGTTTCGCCTCGtcccgcatcgccgcgatcctcgcgtcgtttCGCCGCGTCTCCTCATTCGCCAACACGAGAGAGTACCCCCCCACCTTGTGctccgcgcctcctccggggaGAAAAGGGCCGGGTTCGTCCGCTCTGGAGCCCACGGCGCCCCTGCCGCGCTTGACCCGCGGCCTGGAGAGAAactcggcgagctcatcgtcCCTCATCCCGCCCTTCCCAttccccgcgctcggcttCGCATCCGGCTCGGAGTCGGaagaggacgccgccgcggaggatgaggatgaggaggtGCCTTCCGACCCCCGGCGGGTAgatcccgcgcctccgcgcccgtggtccacgacgacgtcctccggACGCACTCGCTTGGCGCCACCGGctcccggcgcggggctACCCGACCGCACCGCCTGTTGCTCCACGCGCCTGTTGCTCGAGTCCACCCCTCGCAGCGTGTTCCGCAGGAAGCGCTCGTTCacctgctcgcgctccctCGGGCGATGCGCCcacgcggtgacgccgcgctcgcgcaccgcctcgccgcgcttctCCACGTCCTGGAGGATGAGCGACGCGAGATACGCCTCCTTACgggcctgcgcggcggcatACCCGTCGGACATCGTCTCGGGTGGggtggcgcggcggggggggcggaGGCCGTGGCCCACCGCCGCTTCGTGCGCCACCGAGCGAGACGAGCCCGGGTCGCTTTATGAGGCCCCGTGACAGATTTATGCGGCATTGGCTTTGCAGGGCTCCCGAACAGCGGGAGTGGGTTCGGCGAAAAATTCCCAAAATCGACTTCCGCGACTTGTATGGGTTTTGGCCCTGGAATCAACCCAAAGAAAAGGGCGGGAGAGGATGCTTGCGTGGCACCAACATGTGTCCCTCTGCGCCCCTGGAAAATGATTTGGTGAATGATTTTTTTTTGAACCGCCGTTGCCGCGGGAAAAAGTGTCTCGTCGGCAACGGCAACCAGGGGACGCGCATTGGGCGCACTGTGtagcacgcgcgcgccgcctaCGCACGTACGCGCGCGTGAAGACCAAAGCCCGAGGTTTACCTCGCGGCCCCACGCATCGGCTTAAGAGTTTAGgcacgcccgccgcgccgcatTGCGCCcggtcgaacgcgtcctccGGCGCTTCGCTTTTGAGAGCTCGTCAATTCTTCACGGGCGTCAGCAAAAATgaccgcggtcgcgtcgctcgcgccgtgccgcgcgatggcgcgcggcACCGGGccatcgaggcgctcgaaCCGCCCTtcgtcccgcgcgctcggcaacTCCGCGCTCAACACCCGCGggatcgcgcgaggcgaacgcggaACCCGGGGCAAatcctcccgcgtcgcgtcgcgggcgacgtcgaacgaggatgacgaaccccccgcgcccgagcctcTGCTCGTGATCGTGGAGGTCGACGGCGTGCTGTGCGACGTGCATTGCGACCTTCACAGGC from Micromonas commoda chromosome 3, complete sequence encodes:
- a CDS encoding predicted protein, whose amino-acid sequence is MSDGYAAAQARKEAYLASLILQDVEKRGEAVRERGVTAWAHRPREREQVNERFLRNTLRGVDSSNRRVEQQAVRSGSPAPGAGGAKRVRPEDVVVDHGRGGAGSTRRGSEGTSSSSSSAAASSSDSEPDAKPSAGNGKGGMRDDELAEFLSRPRVKRGRGAVGSRADEPGPFLPGGGAEHKVGGYSLVLANEETRRNDARIAAMRDEAKRKERKKAEKREKKERKRERKEGRSEKKKRRR